A portion of the Adhaeribacter radiodurans genome contains these proteins:
- a CDS encoding glycosyltransferase — translation MKLAIVHDDLMRRGGAEQVARCFHYAFPQAPIFTLAYDPDSTYPDFKKSKVITSWYQKLAKDENKMKKLFFPFGLMAMHQVDVTGFDVVLLSSTYCAKYVKVSPKAIVVNYCHQPFRLAWYPESYAEYVQAKGFKKLILKSIISILQHYDFKAAKRTNYFIANTVETSYKIKDKYKVKEEIEVIYPPVSSKQFYVAAEPRDYYLMVTRLEYYKRVDLAIEVFNQLGLPLIIVGTGTKESELKSKAKNNILFKSGLSGAELSKLYAECRALVFPQHEDFGITPLEANASGRPVIAYGAGGVLSTMIPLKDTIQKSTAIFFKEQTAEELMLSVKRMEVMYLDFDPDFIRKNASRFEEETFIKAIQNFVKTKYQDNCKSFIKS, via the coding sequence ATGAAATTAGCCATTGTGCACGACGATTTAATGCGTCGTGGTGGAGCAGAACAGGTAGCACGATGTTTTCATTATGCTTTTCCCCAAGCCCCTATTTTTACTTTAGCTTATGATCCGGATAGTACATATCCGGATTTTAAAAAAAGCAAGGTAATTACTTCCTGGTATCAAAAGCTGGCCAAAGACGAAAACAAAATGAAAAAGCTGTTTTTCCCATTTGGACTGATGGCCATGCATCAGGTTGATGTAACAGGGTTTGATGTAGTTCTACTCTCTTCTACCTATTGTGCTAAATACGTTAAAGTTTCTCCTAAAGCCATAGTTGTTAATTACTGTCACCAACCTTTTAGGCTCGCTTGGTATCCGGAATCTTATGCTGAATACGTACAGGCCAAAGGCTTTAAAAAATTAATTCTAAAGTCTATTATTTCAATTCTTCAACATTACGATTTTAAAGCTGCTAAACGCACTAATTACTTTATTGCCAACACCGTTGAAACTAGTTATAAAATTAAAGATAAATACAAGGTTAAGGAAGAAATAGAAGTAATATACCCTCCGGTAAGTAGTAAACAATTTTACGTAGCTGCGGAACCGAGAGACTACTATTTAATGGTAACCCGATTAGAATATTACAAAAGGGTAGACCTGGCCATTGAAGTTTTCAACCAACTGGGATTACCTTTAATAATTGTAGGTACCGGAACCAAAGAAAGCGAACTAAAGAGTAAGGCTAAAAATAACATCCTGTTCAAAAGTGGATTGTCAGGTGCAGAGTTAAGCAAGCTCTATGCAGAATGCCGGGCTTTAGTCTTTCCGCAACACGAAGATTTTGGTATTACGCCCTTAGAAGCTAATGCGTCGGGTAGGCCCGTTATAGCGTACGGTGCAGGAGGAGTGTTAAGCACGATGATCCCTTTAAAAGATACTATCCAAAAAAGCACGGCTATTTTCTTTAAAGAGCAAACAGCGGAAGAACTTATGCTGTCAGTTAAAAGAATGGAAGTAATGTATCTTGATTTCGACCCTGATTTTATCCGGAAAAATGCCTCCCGGTTTGAGGAAGAAACTTTTATAAAAGCGATCCAGAATTTTGTTAAAACGAAATACCAGGATAATTGCAAAAGCTTTATTAAGAGTTAA
- a CDS encoding T9SS type B sorting domain-containing protein translates to MLLRQLIDTPFKFFCLFLLYCLSGSKLIAQPNCPEKFKAYNVQGVEVNTFCIGETIRFKSCAVNAQPDKEYYDTDKSNGLAFPDTIKSVVYSVPGTYTITQLINTGLPGNNQFERTFTVLDTPPPTLIGFACAFNKVSFRITDTHYDYYRVNFGDGTERRVLPGKDTTYQFQSAANFTLRIKGFYRKALCVTENTISITPLNEIVTPQLQSLKINNYSAKQGKLEINALNLQSDYRYILQRAALNSSDFREVKRVKPQAGGQYTIALDQTDTRTFYQYRLQITDSCGTFINVFSNTLITQSLALSPQNKTVRLNWQPYPVMADVSNYQIYRDAKLLHTLPASATLFEDKAVTCGQQYCYQLEVVLKNNQSSFSNDTCQRVTATIPPKAGFLIASYNLQNQVELRLQPALQEMLQSANWQKQINNGSTINLGSTEESTLLDTAPFNENEPACYQATYTDPCGLTSFVSNQTCPVILKGMFLSAENRVNLNWSAFVGFSTAPHYTVEVSDDATGQLLGSYEVGTNRTFTDTKLNTSSQLLAYRIKVMAANTPEVSYSNKIRVTQAFSATIPTAFSPNNDGLNDVFVIKGRFIQSVQLKIYNRWGQVIFESKNPGEGWNGKINNQDAPVGTYIFSFTAQDLDGHTIQRKGSVTLIK, encoded by the coding sequence ATGCTACTACGCCAACTAATTGATACACCATTCAAATTTTTCTGTTTATTTCTGCTTTATTGCTTATCTGGTTCTAAATTAATAGCCCAACCTAATTGTCCCGAAAAATTTAAGGCGTACAATGTCCAGGGTGTAGAAGTAAATACTTTTTGCATAGGCGAGACTATCCGTTTTAAATCCTGCGCCGTTAACGCTCAACCCGATAAAGAATATTACGATACCGATAAAAGCAACGGTTTGGCCTTTCCGGATACAATTAAAAGTGTGGTCTATTCCGTACCGGGCACTTATACGATTACCCAATTAATTAATACGGGGCTACCTGGCAATAACCAATTTGAGCGTACTTTCACGGTACTAGACACTCCCCCACCCACCTTAATTGGTTTTGCCTGCGCTTTTAATAAAGTAAGTTTTAGAATTACCGACACGCATTATGATTATTACCGCGTTAACTTTGGCGATGGTACCGAGCGGCGGGTATTACCCGGGAAAGACACTACTTACCAATTTCAATCGGCTGCAAATTTTACTCTCCGGATTAAAGGTTTTTATCGAAAGGCACTCTGCGTAACGGAAAATACGATTTCCATTACTCCTTTAAATGAAATAGTAACACCGCAATTACAAAGTCTAAAAATTAACAACTACTCCGCCAAACAAGGTAAACTGGAGATTAATGCGCTTAATTTACAATCGGATTACAGGTATATTTTGCAGCGAGCCGCGCTAAACTCCTCGGATTTCCGGGAAGTTAAACGAGTAAAACCACAGGCCGGCGGCCAGTACACCATTGCCTTGGATCAAACCGATACCCGCACCTTTTACCAGTATCGCCTCCAAATTACCGATAGTTGTGGTACCTTTATTAATGTTTTTTCCAATACTTTAATTACCCAGTCCCTCGCACTTAGCCCTCAGAATAAAACTGTTCGCTTAAACTGGCAGCCTTACCCGGTAATGGCTGATGTAAGTAATTACCAAATTTACCGCGATGCGAAACTACTACACACCTTACCGGCTTCGGCTACCTTGTTTGAGGATAAAGCAGTAACCTGTGGACAGCAATACTGCTATCAGTTAGAAGTAGTATTAAAGAACAATCAATCCTCGTTTTCAAATGATACCTGCCAAAGGGTAACCGCTACTATACCACCCAAAGCCGGATTTCTGATTGCTTCTTACAACCTTCAAAATCAGGTAGAGTTGCGTTTACAGCCAGCCCTCCAAGAAATGCTTCAGTCAGCAAACTGGCAAAAACAAATTAACAACGGTTCTACTATCAACCTAGGCAGTACAGAAGAAAGTACTTTGCTGGATACCGCACCGTTTAACGAAAATGAACCGGCTTGTTACCAGGCAACCTATACCGATCCTTGCGGACTTACTTCCTTTGTGAGTAACCAGACCTGCCCGGTTATATTAAAAGGTATGTTTCTTTCCGCGGAGAACCGGGTAAATTTAAATTGGTCAGCTTTCGTGGGCTTTAGCACGGCACCACACTATACCGTAGAAGTATCCGACGATGCTACGGGCCAACTACTTGGCTCTTATGAGGTAGGAACAAATAGAACTTTTACCGATACAAAGTTAAATACATCCAGTCAACTGTTGGCTTACCGCATTAAAGTAATGGCTGCTAATACTCCGGAAGTAAGCTATTCAAATAAAATTCGGGTAACCCAAGCTTTTTCAGCCACTATTCCAACGGCATTTTCTCCTAACAATGATGGTTTAAATGATGTATTTGTAATAAAAGGCCGGTTTATTCAATCGGTCCAGCTAAAAATTTATAACCGTTGGGGACAGGTTATTTTTGAAAGTAAAAACCCCGGCGAAGGATGGAACGGCAAAATAAACAACCAGGATGCGCCCGTAGGAACTTATATTTTTTCCTTCACTGCCCAGGATCTCGACGGTCATACCATTCAACGAAAAGGCTCTGTTACATTAATTAAGTAA
- a CDS encoding PspC domain-containing protein: MKRLQYFIESQAFGVCTALGEKLGFATSSIRMSFIYLSFLTFGSPVLIYLMLAFWLNIQKCLRRQKSTVWDF; encoded by the coding sequence ATGAAACGGTTACAATATTTTATCGAGTCGCAGGCATTTGGCGTTTGTACCGCTTTGGGCGAAAAACTGGGTTTTGCTACCAGCAGTATTCGAATGTCCTTTATTTATTTGTCGTTTTTAACTTTTGGTTCTCCGGTACTTATTTACCTAATGCTGGCTTTTTGGTTGAACATTCAGAAGTGTTTACGGCGGCAGAAAAGTACTGTTTGGGACTTCTAA
- a CDS encoding YbaB/EbfC family nucleoid-associated protein translates to MFDMFSMMGKIKEVQAKMKEAQDNLQFITVTAESGAGMVKAKANGLRKLISLEIDASLLNQDDKEMLSDLVVAAVNKALDEASDKARDEMKRNTEGLLPNIPGLDLSSLGL, encoded by the coding sequence ATGTTCGATATGTTTTCTATGATGGGTAAAATTAAAGAGGTACAGGCTAAGATGAAAGAGGCGCAGGATAACCTTCAGTTTATAACGGTAACGGCCGAATCTGGAGCAGGCATGGTTAAAGCTAAAGCGAACGGTTTGCGCAAATTAATTTCCCTTGAAATTGACGCCTCTCTATTAAATCAGGACGATAAAGAAATGTTGAGCGATTTAGTTGTAGCAGCAGTTAATAAAGCATTAGACGAAGCAAGTGATAAAGCCCGCGACGAAATGAAGCGTAACACCGAAGGCCTTTTACCTAATATTCCCGGCTTAGATTTAAGTAGCCTTGGTTTATAA
- a CDS encoding undecaprenyl-phosphate glucose phosphotransferase, giving the protein MAGQNQKYIKIINSFGDLILLNLAALAGYVSRFKGFDNFVESQFLSLLLYCNLAWITSASILNSYNIKRVTRITSIVSNLIKQVILYILLVEASLNITKPYFFSREFLTYSYIYLTILMVCWRVGLTYLLKYHRIKGGNYKKVVIAGFGRASNQLRKYFESRPDTGYRFFGYFDDHSRNSSKFLGRIEELEEYVVQNEIDEIYCSAFELTSNQVAQIIDFAEDNLIRLKFIPEANLIQSRKLEVDFYDLLPIMNLRPIPLDDSFNMVVKRIFDIVFSFLVIVFILSWLIPLVGLLIKLDSKGPILFKQLRNGRDNKPFVCYKFRSMRVNDEADTKQATKDDDRVTKLGSLLRRTNLDELPQFFNVLIGDMSVVGPRPHPVKLNENYRRLIGRYMSRHLIKPGVTGLAQVKGYRGETSESHQMKNRIKIDLFYIENWTFLLDVKIIMLTIYNMFKGEENAF; this is encoded by the coding sequence ATGGCAGGCCAGAATCAAAAGTACATTAAAATAATAAATTCTTTTGGAGATTTAATTTTACTAAACTTAGCAGCGCTGGCCGGGTACGTAAGCCGATTTAAAGGATTCGATAATTTTGTAGAATCTCAATTCTTAAGCTTATTACTGTACTGCAATCTTGCCTGGATTACATCTGCTTCTATTTTAAATTCTTATAATATAAAGCGGGTTACCCGTATTACTTCTATTGTAAGTAACCTTATCAAACAGGTTATTTTATACATCTTACTGGTAGAGGCCTCCTTAAATATTACCAAGCCTTACTTTTTCTCCCGGGAGTTTCTTACTTACTCCTATATTTATCTTACTATTCTTATGGTTTGCTGGCGGGTAGGACTTACCTATTTGCTAAAATATCACCGGATCAAAGGAGGCAATTATAAGAAAGTTGTTATTGCCGGGTTTGGTAGAGCTTCTAATCAGTTGCGAAAATACTTTGAATCAAGGCCCGATACGGGTTATAGGTTCTTTGGGTACTTTGATGATCATTCCAGAAACTCGAGCAAATTTCTTGGGCGAATAGAAGAATTAGAAGAGTACGTGGTTCAGAATGAGATAGATGAAATCTATTGTTCTGCTTTTGAACTTACCAGTAATCAGGTAGCCCAAATCATAGATTTTGCGGAAGATAATTTAATACGGTTAAAATTTATTCCGGAAGCTAATTTAATTCAGTCGCGCAAATTAGAAGTAGATTTTTACGATTTACTTCCCATTATGAATCTCCGGCCAATTCCGTTGGATGATTCTTTTAATATGGTGGTAAAAAGAATATTTGATATTGTTTTCTCTTTTTTAGTAATTGTATTTATACTTTCGTGGCTGATTCCCTTGGTAGGATTGCTTATTAAGTTAGATTCTAAAGGTCCTATCCTGTTTAAACAATTAAGAAACGGACGCGATAACAAACCTTTTGTGTGTTACAAGTTCCGGAGTATGCGGGTTAATGATGAGGCAGATACGAAACAGGCCACGAAAGATGATGATAGAGTTACTAAATTAGGCAGCTTATTAAGAAGAACGAATTTAGATGAGTTGCCGCAATTTTTTAATGTGTTAATCGGGGATATGTCGGTGGTTGGCCCCCGGCCTCATCCCGTTAAATTAAACGAGAATTACCGGCGGTTAATTGGGCGTTATATGTCGCGGCATTTAATAAAACCAGGGGTAACCGGTTTAGCCCAGGTAAAAGGGTATAGGGGAGAAACATCTGAGTCGCATCAAATGAAAAACAGAATAAAGATTGACTTATTTTACATCGAAAACTGGACTTTCCTGCTGGATGTTAAAATTATTATGTTAACCATTTATAACATGTTTAAAGGCGAAGAAAATGCTTTTTAA
- a CDS encoding PAS domain-containing protein encodes MAKRIALVYLVLGICWMAFSSLALQKLFDIFQLSEQQVFWMESWKGYAYVTITAMVLYGFLHRLFTKRQNIDKQFRRLFDENPNPMWVFDVETLRLVAVNQSMVEEYGYSREELLGMTIKDIRPKESIDALEKRLLEEIPTYSKSGIWCHQRKNGELFYVRIYSNTTEYNGRKCRLIMAFDISPIIHAEQENRILTNRLAKKERYLRSLIESQTTFLIRIDTQGHYTFANQAYCQKLEYRPDTIIGQLFTHDSQPEDHIRFEEVINKCLQQPGQVVPLMIQKPDAKGDSLILEWEFVAIKTFNTKITELQGMGRDVTEEIKSVEKIKEYTQRINDILESITDGFYAIDKNWNFTYVNKEFEKLLHCNRKDIMGTSLWDQFPEATSLKFYNEYNRAINEQVKVQFEEYYPRFKAWFGVSAYPATEGLTVYLQDITQEKLAQEKDFEDTQNLNALINNPHALIWSVNRNYQLITANQPFINQLTRWTGRALQKGESVLYPELNPETRNKWINLYERAFKGEIYTIEDQLITADKEVNYVDVSFNPIRDRDGNITGTGCFSRDITENKRHQLKIQKQNEKLREIAWIQSHEVRVPVANILGLINAFNYKNLLDPFNLEVLANLNIVTHDLDSIIRKIVNKTNEVEENANATPNNKLMLGDRISTRLITGNNNSPH; translated from the coding sequence ATGGCTAAAAGAATTGCACTGGTTTACTTGGTTCTGGGCATATGTTGGATGGCTTTTAGCAGTTTGGCTCTGCAAAAACTATTTGATATTTTTCAGCTTTCAGAACAACAGGTTTTCTGGATGGAAAGTTGGAAAGGATATGCTTATGTTACCATTACAGCCATGGTACTGTACGGATTCCTGCACCGCTTATTTACTAAACGTCAAAACATCGATAAGCAGTTTCGTCGTTTGTTCGACGAAAATCCTAATCCGATGTGGGTTTTTGATGTGGAAACGCTGCGTTTGGTAGCAGTAAACCAGTCCATGGTAGAGGAATATGGCTACAGTCGCGAAGAACTTTTGGGAATGACAATCAAAGATATTCGCCCGAAAGAAAGCATTGATGCGCTGGAAAAAAGGTTACTAGAAGAAATTCCTACGTATTCAAAAAGCGGGATTTGGTGCCATCAACGCAAAAACGGCGAATTGTTTTACGTTCGTATTTACTCCAACACCACCGAATACAATGGCCGCAAATGCAGGTTGATAATGGCATTCGATATTTCTCCTATTATTCACGCCGAACAAGAAAACCGCATTTTAACCAACCGGTTAGCAAAAAAGGAACGCTACCTGCGTTCCCTTATTGAGTCGCAAACCACCTTCTTAATTCGTATTGATACCCAAGGTCATTATACTTTTGCTAACCAGGCTTATTGTCAAAAATTAGAATATCGTCCTGATACTATTATTGGCCAATTGTTTACCCACGATTCTCAACCGGAAGACCATATCCGGTTTGAAGAAGTAATAAATAAATGTTTGCAACAACCCGGGCAAGTGGTACCACTCATGATTCAAAAACCGGATGCGAAAGGTGACAGTTTAATTCTGGAATGGGAATTTGTAGCGATTAAAACGTTCAATACTAAAATTACCGAATTACAAGGAATGGGGCGGGATGTTACCGAAGAAATTAAATCCGTCGAAAAAATAAAAGAGTATACCCAGCGAATAAATGATATTTTAGAAAGTATTACCGATGGTTTTTACGCCATTGATAAGAATTGGAATTTCACCTATGTCAATAAAGAATTTGAAAAACTTCTGCATTGCAACCGGAAAGATATTATGGGCACCTCCCTGTGGGATCAGTTTCCCGAAGCAACCTCGCTCAAGTTTTATAATGAGTACAACCGCGCAATAAACGAACAAGTAAAAGTTCAGTTTGAAGAATATTATCCCCGGTTTAAAGCCTGGTTTGGCGTATCGGCCTATCCCGCCACCGAGGGTTTAACAGTTTATTTACAGGATATAACCCAAGAAAAACTAGCGCAGGAGAAAGATTTCGAAGATACCCAAAACTTAAATGCTTTAATTAACAATCCGCACGCCTTAATTTGGTCGGTAAACCGAAACTATCAACTCATAACGGCCAACCAACCTTTTATTAATCAATTAACGCGATGGACCGGTCGGGCATTACAAAAAGGGGAAAGCGTGCTTTATCCGGAATTAAATCCGGAAACCAGAAATAAGTGGATAAACTTATACGAAAGGGCATTTAAAGGCGAAATTTACACGATAGAAGATCAGTTAATAACGGCGGATAAGGAGGTGAATTATGTTGACGTAAGTTTTAACCCGATAAGGGATCGGGATGGCAATATTACCGGAACCGGCTGTTTTTCGCGGGATATTACCGAAAATAAACGCCACCAGTTAAAAATTCAGAAGCAAAATGAAAAGCTAAGAGAAATTGCCTGGATTCAATCGCACGAAGTGCGGGTGCCCGTGGCAAACATTCTGGGTCTTATTAATGCCTTTAATTACAAGAATTTATTAGACCCGTTTAACCTGGAAGTCCTGGCCAACCTGAACATTGTAACGCACGATCTGGATTCCATTATCCGGAAAATTGTAAATAAAACCAATGAAGTAGAAGAAAACGCGAATGCTACACCTAATAATAAGTTAATGTTAGGTGACCGGATCAGTACCCGCCTGATTACCGGCAATAATAATTCTCCTCATTGA
- a CDS encoding pyruvate dehydrogenase complex E1 component subunit beta, with the protein MRTIQFREALREAMTEEMRRDPSIFLMGEEVAEYNGAYKVSQGMLDEFGPERIIDTPIAELGFAGIGIGAAMNGLRPIVEFMTFNFSLVAIDQIINSAAKMMSMSGGQYRVPIVFRGPTGSAGMLSSQHSQNFENWYANCPGLKVVVPSNPADAKGLLKSSIRDEDPVIFMESEQMYGDKGEVPEEEYIIPIGVADIKRPGKDVTLVSFGKMMKVVLAAAEELQKDNISAEVIDLRTVRPIDYKTIIESVKKTNRLVVIEEAWPLASISSEIAFHVQHNAFDYLDAPVKRVTCRDVPLPYAPTLIEASLPNIERTVKAVKEVLYRKA; encoded by the coding sequence ATGCGAACAATTCAGTTTAGAGAGGCTTTGCGCGAAGCCATGACCGAAGAAATGCGGCGCGACCCTAGTATCTTTTTAATGGGCGAAGAAGTAGCCGAATACAACGGAGCTTATAAAGTAAGCCAGGGAATGCTGGATGAGTTTGGTCCGGAAAGAATTATAGACACCCCCATTGCCGAACTTGGTTTTGCCGGAATAGGAATTGGGGCGGCTATGAATGGCCTCCGTCCAATTGTCGAATTCATGACTTTTAACTTCTCGCTGGTAGCAATTGACCAGATTATTAACTCAGCGGCCAAAATGATGTCGATGTCGGGTGGTCAGTACCGGGTGCCTATTGTTTTTCGGGGACCTACTGGTAGTGCCGGCATGTTATCTTCGCAGCACTCCCAGAACTTCGAGAATTGGTATGCCAACTGTCCGGGTTTAAAGGTTGTTGTTCCTAGTAATCCGGCCGATGCGAAAGGTTTGCTTAAATCTTCTATCCGCGACGAAGATCCGGTTATTTTTATGGAATCAGAGCAAATGTACGGCGACAAAGGGGAAGTGCCCGAAGAGGAATATATTATTCCGATCGGCGTAGCCGATATTAAACGGCCGGGTAAAGATGTAACATTGGTTTCTTTTGGTAAAATGATGAAAGTAGTTTTAGCGGCTGCCGAAGAACTCCAAAAAGATAACATATCAGCCGAAGTAATTGATTTACGCACCGTTCGACCAATTGATTATAAAACAATAATAGAATCGGTTAAGAAAACCAATCGTTTAGTAGTGATTGAAGAAGCCTGGCCATTAGCCTCTATTTCTTCGGAAATTGCTTTTCACGTGCAGCACAACGCATTTGATTACCTGGATGCTCCTGTAAAACGCGTTACTTGCCGCGACGTGCCTTTGCCTTACGCTCCTACGCTTATTGAGGCTTCGCTGCCCAATATCGAACGTACGGTAAAAGCAGTTAAAGAAGTTCTTTATCGGAAAGCGTAG
- a CDS encoding glycosyltransferase family 2 protein, with product MVYKPAPTIAIVILNWNGQKFLAQFLPSVIAHSAGHFIYVVDNHSTDTSILFLQENYPAINIIQHHQNLGFCKGYNVALPQIKADYYVLLNSDIEVTPGWLDPIIALMESDATIAACQPKIKSYQHRNYFEYAGAGGGLLDRLGYPFCRGRLFDSLEKDDGQYNDIFPVFWATGACMFVRAAAYQQSGGLEPAFFAHMEEIDLCWRLQKSGYQILYCGQSEVYHVGGGTLPASNPRKTYLNFRNGLALLYKNLPAQNFYFTLFNRLLLDWIASLKFLISGQPADGWAVIKAHYAVWQNRSYWQLKRKEQLTQKPSHLTGWFKGSIVWEYFIRRKKTYRELDLNQFN from the coding sequence TTGGTTTATAAGCCTGCTCCAACTATTGCCATTGTAATATTAAACTGGAATGGGCAAAAGTTTTTAGCTCAGTTTTTACCTTCCGTTATAGCTCATTCTGCTGGTCATTTTATTTATGTAGTAGATAATCATTCTACGGATACCTCTATTCTCTTTTTACAGGAAAATTATCCTGCCATTAACATAATTCAACACCATCAAAATTTAGGTTTTTGTAAAGGCTACAATGTAGCCTTGCCACAAATAAAAGCTGACTATTATGTTCTGTTGAACTCCGATATAGAAGTAACGCCTGGCTGGTTAGACCCAATTATTGCATTAATGGAAAGCGATGCTACCATTGCCGCTTGTCAGCCAAAAATAAAATCGTACCAGCATCGTAACTATTTTGAGTATGCAGGTGCCGGGGGCGGCCTTTTAGACCGATTGGGCTATCCTTTTTGTCGGGGACGTTTATTTGATTCTCTGGAAAAGGACGACGGACAGTATAACGATATTTTTCCTGTATTTTGGGCTACGGGCGCTTGTATGTTTGTACGGGCAGCTGCGTACCAGCAAAGCGGTGGTTTAGAACCAGCTTTTTTTGCCCACATGGAAGAAATTGACTTGTGCTGGCGATTACAAAAGTCAGGTTACCAAATACTGTATTGTGGCCAAAGTGAGGTTTACCACGTAGGCGGCGGCACTTTACCTGCTTCCAACCCGCGTAAAACATACTTAAATTTCCGGAATGGTTTAGCTTTACTTTATAAAAATTTACCGGCGCAAAATTTCTATTTTACTTTATTTAACCGCCTACTTTTAGATTGGATTGCCAGCTTAAAGTTTTTAATTTCTGGTCAACCAGCCGACGGCTGGGCGGTGATTAAGGCCCACTATGCCGTTTGGCAAAACAGATCTTACTGGCAACTGAAGCGAAAAGAACAATTAACGCAGAAACCTTCCCATTTAACTGGTTGGTTTAAAGGCAGTATTGTTTGGGAATATTTTATTCGCCGGAAAAAAACATACCGCGAACTAGATTTAAATCAGTTTAACTGA
- a CDS encoding aromatic amino acid lyase: MENIFWLHPDNPLTVKTIQNILAQQVSINYSAESASSFNLNKGNLEAESLQSTDLTNFAIGLGSEVPVEITRVLLLLLADFFTKNPLAASPEIISRILEFYQFEIFPQVFSQGLPASPTAHLLMPVFGKGKVYFQNYLLNAADVHDIFSWPLLSWPEKLPNALLTTSFLGLGSLVYNFIQFKKISTFSQIILSESDYLAPSNNLFLDQMEQLQIQLNEALAFPTTQEKHVNGLTYQLEKLLAKFGEHMRESLSEIVDKSATFYFFRESLPLKAEYLLSLLQNLSEENLILYEGGLDINSGPSTNFTHHLWLQPYQILKNLEQIMALATILQLAPSVNQQINLNLTGNRKAAYRNQVIDVLKEAVFAELIRKTISFMYATTPTN; encoded by the coding sequence ATGGAAAATATATTCTGGCTCCATCCCGATAATCCGCTAACAGTAAAAACAATTCAGAATATTCTTGCTCAACAGGTAAGCATCAATTATTCAGCTGAATCTGCCAGTTCATTCAATTTAAATAAAGGTAATTTAGAAGCGGAGAGTTTACAATCCACAGACCTAACTAATTTTGCTATTGGCCTGGGCTCAGAAGTACCGGTTGAAATAACGCGGGTGCTGCTGTTACTCCTGGCAGATTTTTTTACTAAAAATCCGCTTGCTGCCAGTCCTGAAATTATTTCCCGGATACTGGAGTTTTACCAATTTGAAATTTTTCCCCAAGTATTTAGTCAGGGACTTCCCGCCTCTCCTACGGCGCATTTGCTAATGCCGGTATTTGGAAAGGGTAAAGTGTATTTTCAAAATTATTTACTAAATGCAGCCGATGTGCACGATATTTTTAGCTGGCCACTTCTCTCCTGGCCAGAAAAATTGCCCAACGCGCTACTTACTACTTCCTTTTTAGGTTTGGGTAGTTTGGTATACAATTTTATTCAGTTCAAAAAAATATCCACTTTTTCCCAAATTATTCTTTCTGAGTCGGATTATCTGGCACCTTCCAACAATCTTTTCCTGGATCAAATGGAGCAATTACAGATTCAGTTAAACGAAGCTTTAGCTTTTCCGACAACCCAGGAAAAACACGTGAACGGTTTAACGTACCAACTGGAAAAACTACTGGCTAAATTTGGCGAACACATGAGAGAAAGCCTCTCCGAGATAGTTGATAAAAGCGCTACTTTTTACTTTTTTAGGGAAAGTTTACCTTTAAAAGCGGAGTACTTGCTTTCATTATTACAGAACCTAAGTGAGGAAAATTTAATTTTGTACGAGGGGGGATTGGATATAAATTCTGGACCTTCTACTAATTTCACGCATCATCTTTGGTTGCAACCTTACCAGATTTTGAAAAATCTGGAGCAAATAATGGCTCTAGCCACCATCCTGCAATTAGCACCTTCAGTTAATCAACAAATTAATCTAAATTTAACCGGGAACAGAAAGGCAGCATACCGAAACCAGGTAATTGACGTTTTAAAGGAAGCTGTTTTTGCCGAACTTATCCGGAAAACGATTTCGTTTATGTATGCTACTACGCCAACTAATTGA